The Epinephelus lanceolatus isolate andai-2023 chromosome 1, ASM4190304v1, whole genome shotgun sequence genome has a window encoding:
- the kif21b gene encoding kinesin-like protein KIF21B isoform X2, translating to MASQGDCCVKVALRIRPQMAKEKIEGCHVCTLVTPGEPQVLLGKDKAFTYDFVFDIESEQQHIYQTCVYKLIEGCFEGYNATVFAYGQTGSGKTYTMGTGFDMSLGQKEQGIIPRAVHQLFEGIKNRRVRAQETGGQPPEFKVSAQFLELYNEEILDLFDGARDPESRSRKSNIKIHEDSSGSIYTTGVTSRLVQSEEELLQCLKLGALSRTTASTQMNATSSRSHAIFTIHLCQMRVCQQAQMQNGGGGGGENGEVNGVDSSPIAQPEFETLMAKFHFVDLAGSERLKRTGATGERAREGISINCGLLALGNVISALGDQTKKGGHVPYRDSKLTRLLQDSLGGNSRTVMIACVSPSDRDFMETLNTLKYANRARNIKNKVVVNQDKTSQQISALRAEIARLQLELMEYKAGKRVADEDGSEGYSDLYQENAMLQRENDTLRLRVKAMQETIDHLNTRVTHLLANEVSTLLTKSSEGNEEIGALIQNYIREVEELRTKLLESEAMNESLRRQVARLSSRSPFPQSTLSPAPGHPPGSSPAPMSMEAEMTDVLRRAKMDIERLKKKERRQRRMSPELEKGMKKRVKLHTHENGENGQSGENRQNGQNGEIDSDDNYTEDIMSPLQEESGCDEDEGEDEEEGREEEDGFDSDESLVDSDSDSDEKANFQADLADLTCEIEIKQKLIDELENSQRRLLMLKLQYEEKLILLQNKIRDTQLERDRVLQNLMSMENYTEETANRIKQDYEKRLKEMNRDLLKLQAAQKEHARLLKNQGRYERELKKLQTEVNEMKKAKVILMKQMKEEQQRRRMVEAKRNREIAQLKKEQRRQEYQIRALESQKRQQELVLRRKTQEVTALRRLTKPMSDRVAGRVARWNQTPPVTDSGAELSASTTASSSEPETGRTVSGLVRQWNNKNNVFGYMAESEGSMDGTRVIGRKKLQRKPAGLGVGAANRAGSISKSARQKWQALEHRIMDIVMQRMTIANVEADMDRLIKKREELTVQQESLSHKREVLMADGEGPEAEDRLLQEINEEIEVLNANIDYINDSLSDCQATIVQIEETKDELDSVDTSVVISSCSLSEARHLLDHFLKASIDKSLQVAQKEAQIRLLEGQLRQTDVIGSSHNHIILDALREKAEYIPELQALIHNVQQENGYASTDEEPSEFSQASDSSISQMKESNSQDDFKIKMEPRLSAQMKAVSAEYLGPILDLSGGKQQHITKSLASLTDIQEDGMSLGTASLGLSLALRDPYHRDRASRTISLPVRGHTFPRQSRGYDTSPLTRRKSYDRAYRPTDGYTPPSSPPLRTRNDRNVFSRLTSNQTQGSALDKSDDSDSSLSEVLRGVINPIGGVKGGRTAPLQCVSVAEGHSKPVLCVDATDELLFTGSKDRTCKMWNLVTGQEIVTLKGHPNNVVSVKYCPSSCLVFSVSTSYIKVWDIRDSAKCIRTLTSSGQVVSGDACAGTTTRTITFAQGECQINQIALNPSGSVLYAAAGNSVRMWDLNRMQGMGKLTGHIGSVMCLTVGQSLLGKDQVITGSKDHYVKVFDVAEGTLGNVGPAHNFEPPHYDGIECLAVQGDVLFSGSRDNGIKKWDLEQQELTQQIPNAHKDWVCALAYVPGRPMLLSACRGGMLKVWNVDNFTPIGEVRGHDSPINAICTNSRQIFTASSDCRVKLWSYVPGLTPCLPRRVLAIKGRATSLP from the exons GATTCGTCCTCAGATGGCCAAGGAGAAGATAGAGGGCTGCCATGTGTGCACGCTGGTCACACCTGGAGAACCACAAGTCCTCCTGGGTAAAGACAAAGCCTTCACCTATGACTTTGTGTTTGACATCGAATCAGAGCAGCAGCACATCTACCAGACCTGCGTGTATAAGCTCATCGAGGGCTGCTTCGAGGGCTACAACGCCACAGTGTTCGCTTATGGTCAG ACGGGGTCGGGGAAGACCTACACCATGGGGACGGGCTTTGATATGAGCCTGGGCCAGAAGGAGCAGGGCATCATCCCACGGGCCGTTCACCAGCTGTTTGAGGGAATCAAGAACAGGAGGGTGCGTGCCCAGGAGACCGGCGGCCAGCCACCTGAGTTCAAAGTCAGCGCCCAGTTCCTTGAG TTGTACAATGAAGAGATCCTTGACTTGTTCGACGGAGCCAGAGATCCAGAGAGTCGCAGCAGGAAGTCCAACATTAAGATTCATGAGGACAGCAGCGGCAGCATCTACACCACTGGAGTCACCTCTAGACTGGTGcagtcagaggaggag ctgctgcagtgccTGAAGCTCGGTGCTCTGTCCCGCACCACAGCCAGCACCCAGATGAACGCCACAAGCTCCCGCTCGCACGCCATCTTCACCATCCACCTCTGTCAGATGAGAGTGTGCCAGCAGGCTCAAATG CAGaatggtggaggaggaggaggagagaacgGGGAGGTGAACGGCGTGGACTCCAGCCCCATCGCTCAGCCGGAGTTCGAGACGCTGATGGCCAAGTTCCACTTTGTGGACCTGGCCGGCTCTGAGAGGCTGAAACGCACAGGAGCTACAGGGGAGAGAGCGCGGGAGGGAATCTCGATTAACTGTGGACTG ctgGCACTGGGGAATGTGATCAGTGCTTTAGGAGACCAGACTAAGAAGGGAGGGCACGTCCCTTACAGAGACTCTAAGCTCACTCGTCTGCTACAGGACTCACTGGGAGGCAACAg TCGCACAGTGATGATCGCCTGCGTCAGTCCATCAGACCGGGACTTCATGgagacactgaacacactgaagtaCGCCAACCGTGCCCGAAACATCAAGAACAAGGTGGTGGTGAACCAAGACAAGACCAGCCAGCAGATCAGCGCCCTGCGTGCCGAGATAGCCCGACTTCAGCTGGAACTGATGGAGTACAAGGCG GGGAAGCGTGTGGCCGATGAGGATGGTTCAGAAGGCTACAGCGACCTGTATCAGGAGAATGCCATGCTGCAGAGAGAAAACGACACACTGCGCCTCAGGGTGAAGGCCATGCAGGAGACCATTGACCACCTCAATACACGCGTGACTCATCTGCTGGCCAATGAGGTCAGCACTCTGCTGACCAAGTCAA GTGAGGGCAACGAGGAGATTGGGGCTTTAATCCAGAACTACATCCGAGAGGTTGAAGAACTTCG AACCAAACTTCTTGAGAGCGAGGCCATGAACGAGTCGTTGCGACGGCAGGTGGCCCGACTTTCTTCACGTTCCCCATTCCCTCAATCCACTCTCAGTCCCGCCCCCGGCCACCCCCCTGGCTCCTCCCCTGCTCCTATGTCCATGGAGGCTGAAATGACGGACGTGTTACGCAGGGCCAAGATGGACATCGAGAGgctgaagaagaaggagaggaggcagaggagaatgag TCCCGAGCTGGAGAAAGGTATGAAGAAACGAGTGAAGCTGCACACTCATGAGAATGGAGAGAACGGGCAGAGTggtgaaaacagacaaaatggACAGAATGGAGAGATCGATTCAGACGACAATTACACCGAG GACATCATGTCTCCACTGCAGGAGGAAAGCGGCTGTGATGAAGATGAgggggaggatgaagaggagggcagggaggaggaggatgggttTGACAGTGATGAGAGCCTGGTGGATTCAGACTCAGACTCTGATGAGAAAG CCAACTTCCAGGCAGACCTGGCTGACCTGACCTGCGAGATCGAGATTAAACAGAAGCTGATAGACGAGCTGGAGAACAGCCAGCGGAGACTGCTGATGCTGAAGCTGCAGTACGAGGAGAAGCTCATTCTGCTGCAGAACAAGATCCGAGACACTCAGCTGGAGAGGGACCGTGTACTGCAGAATCTGA TGTCCATGGAGAACTACACAGAGGAGACGGCCAACCGGATCAAGCAGGACTACGAGAAACGTCTTAAGGAGATGAACCGAGACCTGCTGAAGCTACAGGCGGCACAGAAAGAGCATGCCCGTCTCCTCAAAAACCAGGGGAGGTACGAGCGGGAGCTGAAGAAACTCCAGACAGAGGTCAACGAGATGAAGAAAGCCAAG GTGATACTGATGAAGCAGATgaaggaggagcagcagaggaggaggatggtggAGGCAAAGCGGAACCGTGAGATCGCTCAGCTCAAGAAGGAGCAGCGACGACAAGAG TACCAGATCCGAGCGCTGGAGTCTCAGAAGCGGCAGCAGGAGCTGGTGCTGCGCAGGAAGACCCAGGAAGTGACCGCCCTGCGGCGCCTCACCAAGCCCATGTCAGACCGCGTGGCTGGGCGTGTGGCCCGCTGGAACCAGACTCCTCCAGTTACAGACTCTGGAGCTGAGTTATCGGCCAGCACTACTGCAAGCAGCTCTGAACCCGAGACTGGGAGGACCGTGAGCGGGCTGGTGAGACAGtggaacaacaaaaacaatgtgttcGGATACATGGCAGAGAGTGAAGGGAGCATGGATGGAACCAGGGTCATTGG TAGGAAGAAGTTGCAGCGTAAGCCAGCAGGTCTGGGTGTTGGAGCTGCGAACAGAGCTGGCAGCATCTCCAAGTCTGCGCGTCAGAAGTGGCAAGCACTCGAACATCGCATTATGGACATTGTCATGCAGAGAATGACAATCGCAAATGTAGAAGCTGACATGGATCGCCTTATCAAG AAGCGAGAGGAGCTGACAGTCCAGCAGGAATCACTCTCACATAAGAGGGAGGTACTCATGGCAGATGGGGAGGGACCAGAAGCAGAGGACCGCCTCCTCCAGGAAATTAATGAGGAGATTGAGGTGCTGAACGCCAACATAGACTACATCAACGACAGCCTGTCTGACTGCCAGGCCACCATTGTACAAATAGAAGAGACCAag GACGAGCTGGACTCAGTGGACACCTCAGTGGTGATCAgctcctgctctctgtctgaaGCGCGCCACCTGCTGGACCACTTCCTGAAGGCTTCCATAGACAAA AGTTTACAGGTGGCTCAGAAGGAGGCTCAGATCCGACTACTAGAGGGTCagctgagacagacagatgtgatTGGCTCGTCTCACAATCACATAATCCTTGATGCCCTGCGAGAGAAGGCCGAATACATCCCTGAACTCCAGGCGCTCATTCACAATGTACAGCAgg AAAATGGCTATGCCAGCACCGATGAGGAGCCGTCTGAGTTCAGCCAAGCCTCTGACAGCAG TATATCTCAGATGAAAGAATCCAACAGCCAAgatgatttcaaaataaag ATGGAGCCTCGTCTGTCGGCTCAGATGAAGGCAGTGTCTGCGGAGTATCTGGGTCCCATCCTGGACTTGTCGGGTGGCAAGCAGCAGCACATCACCAAGTCTCTGGCCTCACTTACGGATATCCAGGAGGATGGCATGAGCCTGGGGACAGCGAGTCTTGGGCTCAGCTTGGCCCTACGAGACCCTTACCACAGGGACAGGGCGTCCCGCACCATCAGCCTGCCTGTCAGGGGACACACCTT tcccAGGCAGTCTCGAGGTTATGACACTTCCCCTCTAACAAGGAGGAAATCTTACGACCGCGCATACAG GCCCACTGACGGCTACACTCCCCCGTCTTCCCCTCCTCTGAGGACAAGGAACGACCGCAACGTCTTCTCTAGGCTCACCAGCAACCAAACCCAAGGTTCTGCTCTGGACAA GTCGGATGACAGCGACTCCTCGCTCTCCGAGGTGCTCAG GGGTGTGATCAATCCCATCGGGGGTGTGAAGGGGGGTCGGACGGCGCCCCTGCAGTGTGTCTCTGTAGCCGAGGGACATTCAAAGCCAGTCCTGTGTGTGGATGCTACAGATGAGCTGCTATTCACTGGATCTAAAG ATCGTACCTGTAAGATGTGGAACCTGGTAACGGGTCAAGAGATTGTCACTCTCAAAGGCCACCCAAACAACGTGGTGTCTGTCAAATATTGTCCATCCTCCTGTCTGgtcttctctgtctccacctcctACATCAAGGTGTGGGACATCCGCGACTCTGCCAAGTGTATCCGCACGCTTAC TTCATCAGGACAGGTGGTTTCAGGTGATGCATGTGCGGGCACCACCACCCGCACAATAACCTTTGCACAGGGCGAGTGTCAGATTAACCAGATAGCCCTCAACCCGTCAGGATCTGTGCTCTAcgctgctgctggaaatagTGTTCGCATGTGGGACCTCAACAG gATGCAAGGAATGGGGAAGCTGACAGGCCACATCGGTTCTGTCATGTGTCTGACAGTGGGACAGTCTCTGCTGGGCAAAGACCAAGTAATCACTGGCTCCAAAGACCATTATGTCaag GTCTTTGATGTGGCAGAGGGAACTCTGGGTAATGTAGGTCCAGCTCATAACTTTGAGCCACCTCATTATGACGGCATCGAATGTTTGGCTGTACAGGGAGATGTGCTGTTCAGCGGGTCGAGGGACAACGGCATCAAAAAATGGGACCTGGAGCAGCAGGAACTCACTcag
- the kif21b gene encoding kinesin-like protein KIF21B isoform X5 produces MASQGDCCVKVALRIRPQMAKEKIEGCHVCTLVTPGEPQVLLGKDKAFTYDFVFDIESEQQHIYQTCVYKLIEGCFEGYNATVFAYGQTGSGKTYTMGTGFDMSLGQKEQGIIPRAVHQLFEGIKNRRVRAQETGGQPPEFKVSAQFLELYNEEILDLFDGARDPESRSRKSNIKIHEDSSGSIYTTGVTSRLVQSEEELLQCLKLGALSRTTASTQMNATSSRSHAIFTIHLCQMRVCQQAQMQNGGGGGGENGEVNGVDSSPIAQPEFETLMAKFHFVDLAGSERLKRTGATGERAREGISINCGLLALGNVISALGDQTKKGGHVPYRDSKLTRLLQDSLGGNSRTVMIACVSPSDRDFMETLNTLKYANRARNIKNKVVVNQDKTSQQISALRAEIARLQLELMEYKAGKRVADEDGSEGYSDLYQENAMLQRENDTLRLRVKAMQETIDHLNTRVTHLLANEVSTLLTKSSEGNEEIGALIQNYIREVEELRTKLLESEAMNESLRRQVARLSSRSPFPQSTLSPAPGHPPGSSPAPMSMEAEMTDVLRRAKMDIERLKKKERRQRRMSPELEKGMKKRVKLHTHENGENGQSGENRQNGQNGEIDSDDNYTEDIMSPLQEESGCDEDEGEDEEEGREEEDGFDSDESLVDSDSDSDEKANFQADLADLTCEIEIKQKLIDELENSQRRLLMLKLQYEEKLILLQNKIRDTQLERDRVLQNLMSMENYTEETANRIKQDYEKRLKEMNRDLLKLQAAQKEHARLLKNQGRYERELKKLQTEVNEMKKAKVILMKQMKEEQQRRRMVEAKRNREIAQLKKEQRRQEYQIRALESQKRQQELVLRRKTQEVTALRRLTKPMSDRVAGRVARWNQTPPVTDSGAELSASTTASSSEPETGRTVSGLVRQWNNKNNVFGYMAESEGSMDGTRVIGSRKKLQRKPAGLGVGAANRAGSISKSARQKWQALEHRIMDIVMQRMTIANVEADMDRLIKKREELTVQQESLSHKREVLMADGEGPEAEDRLLQEINEEIEVLNANIDYINDSLSDCQATIVQIEETKDELDSVDTSVVISSCSLSEARHLLDHFLKASIDKSLQVAQKEAQIRLLEGQLRQTDVIGSSHNHIILDALREKAEYIPELQALIHNVQQENGYASTDEEPSEFSQASDSSISQMKESNSQDDFKIKMEPRLSAQMKAVSAEYLGPILDLSGGKQQHITKSLASLTDIQEDGMSLGTASLGLSLALRDPYHRDRASRTISLPVRGHTFPRQSRGYDTSPLTRRKSYDRAYRPTDGYTPPSSPPLRTRNDRNVFSRLTSNQTQGSALDKGVINPIGGVKGGRTAPLQCVSVAEGHSKPVLCVDATDELLFTGSKDRTCKMWNLVTGQEIVTLKGHPNNVVSVKYCPSSCLVFSVSTSYIKVWDIRDSAKCIRTLTSSGQVVSGDACAGTTTRTITFAQGECQINQIALNPSGSVLYAAAGNSVRMWDLNRMQGMGKLTGHIGSVMCLTVGQSLLGKDQVITGSKDHYVKVFDVAEGTLGNVGPAHNFEPPHYDGIECLAVQGDVLFSGSRDNGIKKWDLEQQELTQQIPNAHKDWVCALAYVPGRPMLLSACRGGMLKVWNVDNFTPIGEVRGHDSPINAICTNSRQIFTASSDCRVKLWSYVPGLTPCLPRRVLAIKGRATSLP; encoded by the exons GATTCGTCCTCAGATGGCCAAGGAGAAGATAGAGGGCTGCCATGTGTGCACGCTGGTCACACCTGGAGAACCACAAGTCCTCCTGGGTAAAGACAAAGCCTTCACCTATGACTTTGTGTTTGACATCGAATCAGAGCAGCAGCACATCTACCAGACCTGCGTGTATAAGCTCATCGAGGGCTGCTTCGAGGGCTACAACGCCACAGTGTTCGCTTATGGTCAG ACGGGGTCGGGGAAGACCTACACCATGGGGACGGGCTTTGATATGAGCCTGGGCCAGAAGGAGCAGGGCATCATCCCACGGGCCGTTCACCAGCTGTTTGAGGGAATCAAGAACAGGAGGGTGCGTGCCCAGGAGACCGGCGGCCAGCCACCTGAGTTCAAAGTCAGCGCCCAGTTCCTTGAG TTGTACAATGAAGAGATCCTTGACTTGTTCGACGGAGCCAGAGATCCAGAGAGTCGCAGCAGGAAGTCCAACATTAAGATTCATGAGGACAGCAGCGGCAGCATCTACACCACTGGAGTCACCTCTAGACTGGTGcagtcagaggaggag ctgctgcagtgccTGAAGCTCGGTGCTCTGTCCCGCACCACAGCCAGCACCCAGATGAACGCCACAAGCTCCCGCTCGCACGCCATCTTCACCATCCACCTCTGTCAGATGAGAGTGTGCCAGCAGGCTCAAATG CAGaatggtggaggaggaggaggagagaacgGGGAGGTGAACGGCGTGGACTCCAGCCCCATCGCTCAGCCGGAGTTCGAGACGCTGATGGCCAAGTTCCACTTTGTGGACCTGGCCGGCTCTGAGAGGCTGAAACGCACAGGAGCTACAGGGGAGAGAGCGCGGGAGGGAATCTCGATTAACTGTGGACTG ctgGCACTGGGGAATGTGATCAGTGCTTTAGGAGACCAGACTAAGAAGGGAGGGCACGTCCCTTACAGAGACTCTAAGCTCACTCGTCTGCTACAGGACTCACTGGGAGGCAACAg TCGCACAGTGATGATCGCCTGCGTCAGTCCATCAGACCGGGACTTCATGgagacactgaacacactgaagtaCGCCAACCGTGCCCGAAACATCAAGAACAAGGTGGTGGTGAACCAAGACAAGACCAGCCAGCAGATCAGCGCCCTGCGTGCCGAGATAGCCCGACTTCAGCTGGAACTGATGGAGTACAAGGCG GGGAAGCGTGTGGCCGATGAGGATGGTTCAGAAGGCTACAGCGACCTGTATCAGGAGAATGCCATGCTGCAGAGAGAAAACGACACACTGCGCCTCAGGGTGAAGGCCATGCAGGAGACCATTGACCACCTCAATACACGCGTGACTCATCTGCTGGCCAATGAGGTCAGCACTCTGCTGACCAAGTCAA GTGAGGGCAACGAGGAGATTGGGGCTTTAATCCAGAACTACATCCGAGAGGTTGAAGAACTTCG AACCAAACTTCTTGAGAGCGAGGCCATGAACGAGTCGTTGCGACGGCAGGTGGCCCGACTTTCTTCACGTTCCCCATTCCCTCAATCCACTCTCAGTCCCGCCCCCGGCCACCCCCCTGGCTCCTCCCCTGCTCCTATGTCCATGGAGGCTGAAATGACGGACGTGTTACGCAGGGCCAAGATGGACATCGAGAGgctgaagaagaaggagaggaggcagaggagaatgag TCCCGAGCTGGAGAAAGGTATGAAGAAACGAGTGAAGCTGCACACTCATGAGAATGGAGAGAACGGGCAGAGTggtgaaaacagacaaaatggACAGAATGGAGAGATCGATTCAGACGACAATTACACCGAG GACATCATGTCTCCACTGCAGGAGGAAAGCGGCTGTGATGAAGATGAgggggaggatgaagaggagggcagggaggaggaggatgggttTGACAGTGATGAGAGCCTGGTGGATTCAGACTCAGACTCTGATGAGAAAG CCAACTTCCAGGCAGACCTGGCTGACCTGACCTGCGAGATCGAGATTAAACAGAAGCTGATAGACGAGCTGGAGAACAGCCAGCGGAGACTGCTGATGCTGAAGCTGCAGTACGAGGAGAAGCTCATTCTGCTGCAGAACAAGATCCGAGACACTCAGCTGGAGAGGGACCGTGTACTGCAGAATCTGA TGTCCATGGAGAACTACACAGAGGAGACGGCCAACCGGATCAAGCAGGACTACGAGAAACGTCTTAAGGAGATGAACCGAGACCTGCTGAAGCTACAGGCGGCACAGAAAGAGCATGCCCGTCTCCTCAAAAACCAGGGGAGGTACGAGCGGGAGCTGAAGAAACTCCAGACAGAGGTCAACGAGATGAAGAAAGCCAAG GTGATACTGATGAAGCAGATgaaggaggagcagcagaggaggaggatggtggAGGCAAAGCGGAACCGTGAGATCGCTCAGCTCAAGAAGGAGCAGCGACGACAAGAG TACCAGATCCGAGCGCTGGAGTCTCAGAAGCGGCAGCAGGAGCTGGTGCTGCGCAGGAAGACCCAGGAAGTGACCGCCCTGCGGCGCCTCACCAAGCCCATGTCAGACCGCGTGGCTGGGCGTGTGGCCCGCTGGAACCAGACTCCTCCAGTTACAGACTCTGGAGCTGAGTTATCGGCCAGCACTACTGCAAGCAGCTCTGAACCCGAGACTGGGAGGACCGTGAGCGGGCTGGTGAGACAGtggaacaacaaaaacaatgtgttcGGATACATGGCAGAGAGTGAAGGGAGCATGGATGGAACCAGGGTCATTGG CAGTAGGAAGAAGTTGCAGCGTAAGCCAGCAGGTCTGGGTGTTGGAGCTGCGAACAGAGCTGGCAGCATCTCCAAGTCTGCGCGTCAGAAGTGGCAAGCACTCGAACATCGCATTATGGACATTGTCATGCAGAGAATGACAATCGCAAATGTAGAAGCTGACATGGATCGCCTTATCAAG AAGCGAGAGGAGCTGACAGTCCAGCAGGAATCACTCTCACATAAGAGGGAGGTACTCATGGCAGATGGGGAGGGACCAGAAGCAGAGGACCGCCTCCTCCAGGAAATTAATGAGGAGATTGAGGTGCTGAACGCCAACATAGACTACATCAACGACAGCCTGTCTGACTGCCAGGCCACCATTGTACAAATAGAAGAGACCAag GACGAGCTGGACTCAGTGGACACCTCAGTGGTGATCAgctcctgctctctgtctgaaGCGCGCCACCTGCTGGACCACTTCCTGAAGGCTTCCATAGACAAA AGTTTACAGGTGGCTCAGAAGGAGGCTCAGATCCGACTACTAGAGGGTCagctgagacagacagatgtgatTGGCTCGTCTCACAATCACATAATCCTTGATGCCCTGCGAGAGAAGGCCGAATACATCCCTGAACTCCAGGCGCTCATTCACAATGTACAGCAgg AAAATGGCTATGCCAGCACCGATGAGGAGCCGTCTGAGTTCAGCCAAGCCTCTGACAGCAG TATATCTCAGATGAAAGAATCCAACAGCCAAgatgatttcaaaataaag ATGGAGCCTCGTCTGTCGGCTCAGATGAAGGCAGTGTCTGCGGAGTATCTGGGTCCCATCCTGGACTTGTCGGGTGGCAAGCAGCAGCACATCACCAAGTCTCTGGCCTCACTTACGGATATCCAGGAGGATGGCATGAGCCTGGGGACAGCGAGTCTTGGGCTCAGCTTGGCCCTACGAGACCCTTACCACAGGGACAGGGCGTCCCGCACCATCAGCCTGCCTGTCAGGGGACACACCTT tcccAGGCAGTCTCGAGGTTATGACACTTCCCCTCTAACAAGGAGGAAATCTTACGACCGCGCATACAG GCCCACTGACGGCTACACTCCCCCGTCTTCCCCTCCTCTGAGGACAAGGAACGACCGCAACGTCTTCTCTAGGCTCACCAGCAACCAAACCCAAGGTTCTGCTCTGGACAA GGGTGTGATCAATCCCATCGGGGGTGTGAAGGGGGGTCGGACGGCGCCCCTGCAGTGTGTCTCTGTAGCCGAGGGACATTCAAAGCCAGTCCTGTGTGTGGATGCTACAGATGAGCTGCTATTCACTGGATCTAAAG ATCGTACCTGTAAGATGTGGAACCTGGTAACGGGTCAAGAGATTGTCACTCTCAAAGGCCACCCAAACAACGTGGTGTCTGTCAAATATTGTCCATCCTCCTGTCTGgtcttctctgtctccacctcctACATCAAGGTGTGGGACATCCGCGACTCTGCCAAGTGTATCCGCACGCTTAC TTCATCAGGACAGGTGGTTTCAGGTGATGCATGTGCGGGCACCACCACCCGCACAATAACCTTTGCACAGGGCGAGTGTCAGATTAACCAGATAGCCCTCAACCCGTCAGGATCTGTGCTCTAcgctgctgctggaaatagTGTTCGCATGTGGGACCTCAACAG gATGCAAGGAATGGGGAAGCTGACAGGCCACATCGGTTCTGTCATGTGTCTGACAGTGGGACAGTCTCTGCTGGGCAAAGACCAAGTAATCACTGGCTCCAAAGACCATTATGTCaag GTCTTTGATGTGGCAGAGGGAACTCTGGGTAATGTAGGTCCAGCTCATAACTTTGAGCCACCTCATTATGACGGCATCGAATGTTTGGCTGTACAGGGAGATGTGCTGTTCAGCGGGTCGAGGGACAACGGCATCAAAAAATGGGACCTGGAGCAGCAGGAACTCACTcag